Sequence from the Fictibacillus arsenicus genome:
GGCTTGCGGCCGTATATATCGGAGAGTTTTCCTACAAGTATAGCTGTAATGCTGGATGTTAACATGAAAATCGTAAATACCCAGCTGTAATATTCAATGCCGCCAAGATCGGCGATTATCCTTGGCAGTGAAGTTCCTACGATCGTTTGATTTAAAGCTGCAAAAAGCATGGCAGCCATAATAGAAATCATGATTATGATTTTCCGCCGGAGTTCAAGATGTTCCATAAATCTGCTTCCCCCTATTCATCTAGCAAATAATTAATAAAGTGAAGTATCTAACAAAAGCAAAACTGCCTATTAATCAAGCAGTTTTGTAGAAGCAGCTACCATGAGCTTCATTTCTTCTTCTGATAAATTAGTGAACTTTTTAGCTAAATACTCGTTTTTTATTTGATCCATTTCATCTGCAATTTTCTTGCCGTCTTCAGTAATTTCCAAGTAAACAATTCTGCGGTCAGAATCCGAACGTACACGCTGAATATAGTTCTTTCCAACAAGCCGGTCAGTAACAGCTGTTATATGGCTCGATGAAACCTTTAATTCATTGGCGATCTCAGAAGCCATTAGAGGACTGTTCTTGTGAAGAGTCTGCAGAACTGCAAATTCATTGCTGGGAATATAATCGGTATAAACTTCATTCAAACCTTTTCTGAGAGTCCGAAAAAGTCTTCGTAAACTCATTTCCAATTCGCGTTCTAAGTTATTTCTTGATTGGGACTGCTCGTTATTTTCCATATTAACACCCTTGCTTTTTGTTTCTTCTCTAAGTATATGATAATTTATATTTAATAAGAAAGAAAGTAAAAGGGTTAAGGGGAATACTAGATGAAGAATTCAACATTGTTTTTTGTGCTTCTTGGTTTTGGTTTTTTAGTAGGCATCGCCTATTGGATATGGGCAATTACAACTCAATCGCCGCCGGGCGGAATGTGAAAACAGCTCTTTTCTAAAAAGTTGTAGCTTCTGGTATTTTGTTACGTTTCTTCATTGACAAGTTGATTGGAGCGCAAGGTGCGAGACTCCTGAAGGCGCAAAGCGCCAGGATGCTCACCGCCCGCCCCGCGGAAAGCGAGCATCCTGGAGCGGAAATCAAACACTAACAAGAACACCGAAGAAACGCAAAAACTGTAAAAAAGTTGAGCCGTTATGGCTCTTTTTTTATGCAGAAAAACATTTATAAATGAAGGTTATTAATTTGGAGGTGTAACTTTGAAGGAGAAATACTTGATTACAAACCAGCATGTCAAAAAGGAACTTAAGCAGCGTCCAGGCGGAAACCGGACTCCTCGTTATGCAGTTGCTCATGATACAGGAAACCCAGGTTCAACAGCCAGGCAAAATTTTAACTATTTTAACAGCAAACCACTGGAGGCCTCTGCACATGTGTTTATTGACGATAAAGAAATTCTTGTAATCATTCCGCTGCATGAAAAGGCTTGGCATGTTCGTTCAAACGTTTCAGATGCGAATGATTGGGCGATTGGGGTAGAGCTATGCTATGGGTCTTCAATTGATTTCTCTGAAGCTTACAGCCGCTACGTTTGGTTTTTTGCTTATTTGTGTGAGAAATATCAATGGAATCCAGAGACCCATATAAAAGGACACTTTCAGCTTGATCCGAAGCGAAGAACAGACCCGTTAAATAGTTTTCATCAATATGATAAAAGTTTTCCTTTCTTTATTGAAGATGTTAAATATGAATTAAAAAAACACCTGGTTAATCTTGAAGAATTTAAAGATACAGCAACTGCACCGGGCAACCTATTTAAAGTGCAGATCGGGGCGTTTTCATCCAGGGAGAACGCACAAAAACTTGCAGCCAAAGCTAAGGCGGCTGGTTTTGCCGTTTACATTGAGCATATTTAAATCGTTTGTTTTTCTTTTTTCCACGTATAATACACCAGGCAGATTCCAGCTAAAACAAATAAAGGCTCTAGCACATTTGCTTCAGGCCCGCTCGTTACTCTATGCAGCTGAAAAATCCAATGAAACAGAATGTTATCTACAGTTAAAAACAATCCAATAGCAGCTAAGAATCCGTGAAAAAAAGAAGAATTATAACGTTTATAAATGAACAATAAAATTAACACTAATATAGTGATTCCGAAAAAAACAGCCCCTATGCGTTCACCCATACTTTCCGCCTTTAATTCCCAGGCAAAAGCGTATGTTGACCAATGAGACATTGCAAAAATCCCCAAAATAAATCCAAACCAAATTTTCATAGTACCTCCTTACTAGTAAAAGAACAAAATCCGACATCAAATTTAAAAAAACAGGTTTAACTTATGTATAATAATGGTATATAGATAAGTGGTATGCAATCATTTTTTATTTTTATAGGGGGATTATAGATAAGATGGAACGTCAATTACACGAATTGGGGCAAAAGATTCTTATACATAAATACGATCTTGCCAGAAAAATTGATGAAGTAAAAGCTGAACACGGTGAACCCGTATCTGAGCTTACTGATCATGTACTGCAGCTTCGGGGAGATTTATTTGGCTATTTTGGGAAATCGCTTTTTGAAGATTTGGCAGAAGTTGAACCTCTGTTTATAGAATGGGGAAAAAAGAGCGGGGAACTAGCAGTCCAATACGAAGTTCCTTTAGACATGGCATTAAAAAGCACCCGTTTCTTCCGGATTGTCTTATGGGATTTTATACGGAACGAGATTCAAACTGAAAGTTTTTCAATAGAGACGGTACTTAAAGCAGCTTCTGTCATTGACCCGCTATTAGATGAAACGGTTCATGCTTTCAGTGTGGCTTATGTTGAAAACAACAACAGAGTGCTAGGACTGGCACGTGAAGCGATTGAGGAGCTTTCTGTACCTGTTGTCAGATTAACAAGAACTGTTGCGGTCCTGCCGCTTGTTGGTACAATTGATACACACCGTTCTAAGTTAATCATGGAAACGTCTCTGCAGAAATGTACAGAATTGCAAGTTGAACACTTATTTATCGACTTATCAGGAGTACCTGTCATTGATACGATGGTCGCTCACAACCTGTTTAAGGTTATCAATTCGCTTAAGCTTTTAGGAGTAAAAGTTACATTGAGCGGAATGCGCCCAGAATTGGCGCAAACAGTTGTATCCTTAGGAATCAGCTTTGAAGGAATCTCAATATCAGGAAACCTTTATCAGGAGCTTGAAGCAATGGGAATCGCTCAGCAGCCGAAATAATCATATAATACCTGTCATTTTATGGGCAGGTATTTTTTTCTTGTATAAAAAGAACATTTGTTCGCATATAATAAAAAAAAGGAGGTTTTTTCATGACGAATTTGTTAATGAGATGCATCCAGGAAAGGGCAGCCATCGAGATGATTTATTTATCTGAGAAAGGTGTGATCAGCCATAGACTTATTACGCCATACTCGTTTGACGGAAAATTGATAACGGCCTATTGCGCAGTTCGCAAACAAATTAGAACATTCGAGCTGAAAAATATTTTATCTGTGCAATTCCGTTTTTTGCCTTCATAGAATGGAGGGATAGACATGCAATATGGAAACGAGGAAGAGCGCTCACTTATTGAAAAATATGTGATGTATCCAATTATGCTGGCCTTGTTTGACCGGGACTTGAAGGTAGTGAACCGTTCTCCGTTTAAACTGAAACAGCCTTACATTGCTTTATTGGAACAGATTATGAATCAGGTGAGCAAAGACCTTCATGACGTGCGCATCGAGCTTCGGAAGAGAAAAATAAAGGTTATGGATGGACGAAGAGATCATGATATTACTGAATATGAGATATTTATCCGGGGATATCGTGAAATTATGCGATTTCCGAACGTCCATTTAAAAAACAAAGCAGAAACCCTCATGCTGTCATATCTTCGAGTGGCATCAAAATAATGGCTCTTTCCTAAAGATTGTTGCTAAGGAGAGATTTTAAAAAATTCTTCGTTGAATAGTTAATTGGAGCGGAAGGGCGAGACTCCAGCAGGATGAGTGGGACAGGAGAGACCATTCAATGACGCAAAGCGGCGAATGGGCTCACCGCACACCCTGCGGAAAGCGAGTCCAAAGAGCGGAAATTGGCCTCTTTCAAAAAGTAACAAAGTTTACGAAAACAGCCTTGTTAAAGTTTCCTTTTTGACTCCATCTGTATACAATGAACGTAATGCACAATGATATCATTACTGAAGAATATCAGAAATTGAGGAAACACATGGAACACTTTATCCAGCTGACACGACAATTAAATAGAGAGATAATAATTGAAAGCCGGAACCCGTTTGATCCCGTATGTCCTGTAAATACACCTTTCCCTTGGAAGATACTTGGATGCGGCAATTATGCTGCGGTATTTTACCACCCTGACTATCCTTTATATGTTGTCAAAATCTACGGGAGAGATGAACATGGTCTTCTAGAAGAAAAGAAGGCTTATGAACGTTTAGGTGAACATCCGGGCTATTCCGTTTGCTATTATACAGAGAACAGGTTTTTGATTTTAAAGAGAATAGAAGGAATCACGCTTTATGATTGTGTTCATAAAGGTATCAGAATTCCCGAAAGTATCATCCGTGATATTGACAAGGCTTTGGAATATGCAGAAGAAAGAGGACTTTTCCCTAGTGATGTACATGGCAAGAACGTCATGATATCAAAAGGCAAAGGTATAATAGTTGATGTTTCTGACTTTTATAAGAAAGAACCTTGCCGCAAGTGGAAGGATCTACGAAAGGCTTATTTCAGCATTTATAAGCCTGTTTTTTACCGTTTTCCCATTCGAATTCCGTATTTTGTTTTGAATATGATCAGAATGGGGTATAGGTATTATCGAAAGTTAAAATTATCCATAAACAAGGGTAAAAAATAATGGTATTAAAGACCTATAAAAAACATTGGCACAATTTACCTATGTAGGATATAATATCTATAAACGAATAGGAAACCTTTGTTTAAAGGCAAACCAGTTGAAAAACTGGGACGCAAAGCTATGGGCCTAAAGTATGAACGAACATACAATGGCAGCCGGTTGCCAAAGGGGAACGGATAATTAATGTTTCTTAGCAAGAGGATTGAGTCTTTGAAGACAGAACGTAAATCACGGAAACAATGCACCTGCGATTACTCGGTGCAACTCGCAGTTTTCGTGCAACCTTCGCTCGTCACCAACGATGAGATCCGACGCTTAAAAACATTAAATTAATGTTTTAGAAGTTATCAAACATTAAAAGCCATTTCCCTTTATTTAAGGGTAATGGCTTTTTGTATGCAAATTTTTAAGATTTGAGGGGTTGCAATAATGGAAAACTTCCAACTAGAATTACGCACACTCAAAAAAAGCTTATTTAAGGAATTCATGAAGTCGATTCCAGCGATGATACATACACATAAAGAACACTTAAGTCAATTTGATGACTTCAGCTCATTTATGAACGGTTTTGTTGAACAATATGAAGAAATATTAGAGAAATTTTTGCGTGGAATCGTACATGCAGTATTTTTGAAGGAAGAACGTTTTCAGCATTTCTTGAAACAAGCTGAACAGAAAGCATTCCGCTCAGGGATCCATTTCTTAAGACACCAGCGAATTCCTCACCAAGCGCTAGCTTGTTTTTCTACAAGTATAAGAGAATCAGTTCTGCAAGAAATGAAAAGAGTAACCGTTTCCGACTCGCTTCCAGTGCAGCTATTTATGTTAGATCGCTGGAACATGGTAGCACATCGTACGATTACAGGTTTCTTAAGCGGATTTTCATCTCAGCAGTTTAAAGATTTAAAAGAGATCAGTATCCGTGATCCGCTTACTAATCTATATAATCGCCGTTATTTTTATGATTGTCTTGAAAAAGAAATTGGTAAAGCTCAAAAACAAGAGATGCCGATTACACTAGTTATGTTTGATATAAATAACTTCAAACAGATCAATGATGAGTATGGCCATCATGCTGGAGATGAGCTTTTACAGCAGATCGCGGAATTATCCAAGCGATTAAAACTTTTATCAGGTTTCCGGTTTGGGGGAGATGAATTTGTCTTCTTGCTGCCGGGAATAACAGAAGAGGACGCTTACAAACTGGTTGAAAAGATGGAAAGCCAGCTAATGGCATGGAACAAATCTATTTCATTAGCATACGGTGCGATCGAACTGTTAGGCGATGCATGTGAAAATATTGATTATTACCTGCAGCTTGCTGATGAACGGATGTACAGCAATAAAAGAGAAGTTAAAGCATAATATCAGAGACTTATTCCCGGTTCTTTTTACAATAGGGATCCTTTATATGACATCTACACAAATCGTCTTGAACGATTTCCTGAAAAGTCCTTCTATTACCTGATTTTTACTAGAGGCGGAATCCTTTTTGATTATATTGCTTATGTTTGGCTGATGCAGTTGACTGGAGGCTCGGAAAGTCCATTCATGCCTGTAGGTTATTTGATTGTTATTCATGCCGCTCTTTACTGGAGGTTAAGGTTCTTTTATCGTTGGAGGAGCCAGTTTTGCTGTTATTCTGTATTTCTTTTTAAGAGATGGAGGCTATCAGGACACAACAGAGTTTTTTCAGTTCTTTATGGATACGTCATTCTTATGGCTGATTGCCCTGTATGGAGGTGTAATTGCATCTAAAGAAAGACAGTATTATTTCGAGGAAAATATGTACTAGCTGCAATCTCTCCAGGATTATCTTACAGGGTTATTAAACCACAGAAAGTTCCAGGAGGATGTCTTAGAGAAAACGAAACAGAAAGCTCCTTTCGCGCTAGTCCTTTGTGAAATAGATTATTTTAAAGAGTTTAACGATAAACATGGACATGTTTTAGGTGACGAAGTCCTCAAACTCGTTGCCGCAGGATTCGAGCGGTATTTGCCAGCAAAAGAAGGTAAAGCTTATCGATATGGCGGAGAGGAATTTGCGTGGATCATGGAAACGGCAGTAGAATCAGAAGTTACAGAAACGATCCAGCAGATAAATACTCATCTGCAGATGTATCCGTATACACTTGAAGATGGAAAACTTCCTGTTACTTTAAATTATGGAATTGCTTTTTATCAAAAGGGAGAACGTCCGGCAGAAATTATACAGCGTGCAGATACGCTCCTTTATGGAGCAAAGGCAGCAGGGGGAAACACATTAAAATTTGATCATAAAAAAAATGAGGAAAAGCAGCTGATCATGTAGCTGTTTTTCTTTTTTAGTAAGGCTATTCTCTAAAAAATTGTTGCTTTTAGGTCATTTTTCATTTTCTTCATTGGGCAAGTTGATTGGAGAGCAAGGTGCGTGCCAACTACCTGATTACTCTTCTCGCAAGGCATGCGACGAGGAAGCCCGCTTCGATAGGATTTCTAGCAGACGCAGGAGCACACATGCTTCCTTGAATATAACACCCCACAGGCTTATATACCGAGGAGGCTCACCGCACACCCCGCGGAAAGCGAGCAACCTGGAGCGGAAATCAACCACTTTCAAGAGCTACAAAGTTTAGGGTACAGTCTTATTTTCTAGCAGGAATCCTTTAAATACCAGTCATATTTCCTTCGTTTTGAGTATACTAGCCTTTGCCCTGCTGGTAGATTGTGAGATAATAAAAGCAGAATTTGTGTTCGGAACAGGGGATGAAAATATGAGTTTGCAATTTATTTTGGGACGATCCGGCAGCGGAAAGTCCCACTCTGTCTTTCAAGAGATACGTGAAAAACTTGCAGAGGACCCGATGGGGAGTCCCATTATCTACTTAGTGCCAGATCAGATGACCTTTCAATCTGAGTATAAGCTTGCATCAACTCCCGGATTAAATGGGATGATTCGTGCCCAAGTTTATAGTTTTTCACGTTTGGCTTGGCGCGTTCTTGGTGAAACAGGCGGGATGACAAGAATGCACATCACAAGCACTGGTGTGAGAATGATGCTCCGCAAAATTATTGAGAGTAAAAAAGAAGAACTGAAAATATTTAAAAAAGCTTCTGAACAGAGCGGTTTTTATGAATTGCTCGAGCTTATGACAACAGAATTAAAGCGGTATTGTGTATCCTCAGAAGATCTTTCCTGGAATGCAGAAACGCTGCTTTCACTTGGTCAAAAAGAAAATAACAAAAAAGTTCTTAAAGACAAGCTGTCTGACTTAAGCATCATTTCAGGCGCTCTTGAAAAAGCTCTTGCTGGAAAATACTTAGACTCTGAAGATTATTTAAAACTCCTGCAGGAGAAAATACCTTATTCAAATACGATAAAGGATTGCGAGATTTACATAGACGGTTTCCATTCTTTTACACCGCAAGAACTTGAAGCAGCTGCTGGTCTCATGGCACATGCAAAGAAAGTGACGATTGCTCTGACTTCCGAGGAATCATATCGTACGGACACTGATCCGCATGAACTGGATCTCTTTTATATGACAAAGAAGACAGCACAAGTTCTCACACAAAAAGCGAAAGAGCTGAATGTGGAGATAGAAGAGCCAATCGTGCTCTCTCATATGCCAAAATTTATTTCTCCTGCGATTGCCCATATTGAAAAACAATATGATGCGAGACCTGCGATCAGCTATTCGAACCCAGAGGGGATACACTTAGCAGCTGGGGTCAATTTAAGATCAGAGGTTGAAGGTGCAGCGAGAAAAATTATTGAACTTGTCCGTGATGAAGGGTACAGATACCGGGATATTGCTGTAACGGTAAGAAATGCGGGCAGTTATCAGCCTCTTATTGAAACAGTATTTGCCGATTATGGGATACCTGTTTTTCTAGACCAAAAAAAATCGATGCTTCATCATCCGCTCATTGAACTGATCCGGTCTTCACTGGATGTTGTTTTAAAGAATTGGCGGTATGAAGCTGTATTTCGTGCTGTGAAAACGGATATGCTTTATCCGCTTGATGAGATGAGAAAAACAACATCAGAGATTAGAAGATGCATGGACGACCTGGAAAACTATGTATTGGCTCTCGGTATTCAAGGCAGCAGATGGACAGATTCAAAACCTTGGAAGTATAAGAGATTCAGAGGATTTGAAGCTGATGATTTCGGAAAAACGAGCCGGGATGATGAAAAAGAACAGCTGATCAATGATCTTAGAGATATGATCGTGTCACCGATGAAAAGACTTTCTAGAGATTTATCTAAGAGCATAACCGTAGCAGATTTTTGTACATCACTTTATAAATATTTAGAAGACCTCTCCGTTCCTATGAAACTAGAACGCTTAAGGCTTCATGCTGAATCTGAAGGGAAGCTTAGAGCTGCACGTGAGCATGGACAGGTGTGGAATGCAGTGCTTGGCCTTTTAGATGAAATGGTAGAGCTGACCGGAAGCGAGAAGCTTTCCAAAGAAACATGGATGCAGATGCTTGAGACGGGTCTTGAAAGTATGAAGTTTGCTCTTGTTCCGCCATCACTGGATCAGGTTCTGGCAGGAACTTTGGAGCGTTCACGCTTTACAGATGTGAAAGTTAACTTTTTATTAGGGGTTAACGATGGAATCATACCGCTTAAACCAAAAGATGATGGTCTGTTATCTGAAGACGAAAGAGAAGCACTTGAAAGAAACGGTGTTGTGCTGGCACCTTCAGCAAGAAGAAAGCTGCTGGACGAACAATTTATGATCTACCTGGCATTAACGAACGGCAGTGACCGGTTGTTCGTATCGTATGCGCTGGCTGATGAAGAAGGAAAAACATTGCAGCCATCAATGGTCATTCAAAGGATGCGGGATCTATTCCCTGATCTAAAAGAGCATCTATATCAAAATGAACCTGGTGTTAAAGAAGATTTATCTTTTGTTCAGCATCCTGTGAAGAGTGTGTCCTATTTAAGTGCACAGCTTCGCGAATGGAAAAAGGGATATCCGATCTCGCCTGTTTGGTGGGATGTCTATAATTGGATCATTACCGATGATCAGTACGACCACTATGCAAAAAAAGCGATATCGAGTTTGTTTTACTTTAACCGTGAAGCACCTTTAAGC
This genomic interval carries:
- a CDS encoding GGDEF domain-containing protein, with protein sequence MQSLQDYLTGLLNHRKFQEDVLEKTKQKAPFALVLCEIDYFKEFNDKHGHVLGDEVLKLVAAGFERYLPAKEGKAYRYGGEEFAWIMETAVESEVTETIQQINTHLQMYPYTLEDGKLPVTLNYGIAFYQKGERPAEIIQRADTLLYGAKAAGGNTLKFDHKKNEEKQLIM
- a CDS encoding STAS domain-containing protein, which translates into the protein MERQLHELGQKILIHKYDLARKIDEVKAEHGEPVSELTDHVLQLRGDLFGYFGKSLFEDLAEVEPLFIEWGKKSGELAVQYEVPLDMALKSTRFFRIVLWDFIRNEIQTESFSIETVLKAASVIDPLLDETVHAFSVAYVENNNRVLGLAREAIEELSVPVVRLTRTVAVLPLVGTIDTHRSKLIMETSLQKCTELQVEHLFIDLSGVPVIDTMVAHNLFKVINSLKLLGVKVTLSGMRPELAQTVVSLGISFEGISISGNLYQELEAMGIAQQPK
- a CDS encoding peptidoglycan recognition protein family protein, which translates into the protein MKEKYLITNQHVKKELKQRPGGNRTPRYAVAHDTGNPGSTARQNFNYFNSKPLEASAHVFIDDKEILVIIPLHEKAWHVRSNVSDANDWAIGVELCYGSSIDFSEAYSRYVWFFAYLCEKYQWNPETHIKGHFQLDPKRRTDPLNSFHQYDKSFPFFIEDVKYELKKHLVNLEEFKDTATAPGNLFKVQIGAFSSRENAQKLAAKAKAAGFAVYIEHI
- a CDS encoding serine/threonine protein kinase; translation: MEHFIQLTRQLNREIIIESRNPFDPVCPVNTPFPWKILGCGNYAAVFYHPDYPLYVVKIYGRDEHGLLEEKKAYERLGEHPGYSVCYYTENRFLILKRIEGITLYDCVHKGIRIPESIIRDIDKALEYAEERGLFPSDVHGKNVMISKGKGIIVDVSDFYKKEPCRKWKDLRKAYFSIYKPVFYRFPIRIPYFVLNMIRMGYRYYRKLKLSINKGKK
- the addB gene encoding helicase-exonuclease AddAB subunit AddB; protein product: MSLQFILGRSGSGKSHSVFQEIREKLAEDPMGSPIIYLVPDQMTFQSEYKLASTPGLNGMIRAQVYSFSRLAWRVLGETGGMTRMHITSTGVRMMLRKIIESKKEELKIFKKASEQSGFYELLELMTTELKRYCVSSEDLSWNAETLLSLGQKENNKKVLKDKLSDLSIISGALEKALAGKYLDSEDYLKLLQEKIPYSNTIKDCEIYIDGFHSFTPQELEAAAGLMAHAKKVTIALTSEESYRTDTDPHELDLFYMTKKTAQVLTQKAKELNVEIEEPIVLSHMPKFISPAIAHIEKQYDARPAISYSNPEGIHLAAGVNLRSEVEGAARKIIELVRDEGYRYRDIAVTVRNAGSYQPLIETVFADYGIPVFLDQKKSMLHHPLIELIRSSLDVVLKNWRYEAVFRAVKTDMLYPLDEMRKTTSEIRRCMDDLENYVLALGIQGSRWTDSKPWKYKRFRGFEADDFGKTSRDDEKEQLINDLRDMIVSPMKRLSRDLSKSITVADFCTSLYKYLEDLSVPMKLERLRLHAESEGKLRAAREHGQVWNAVLGLLDEMVELTGSEKLSKETWMQMLETGLESMKFALVPPSLDQVLAGTLERSRFTDVKVNFLLGVNDGIIPLKPKDDGLLSEDEREALERNGVVLAPSARRKLLDEQFMIYLALTNGSDRLFVSYALADEEGKTLQPSMVIQRMRDLFPDLKEHLYQNEPGVKEDLSFVQHPVKSVSYLSAQLREWKKGYPISPVWWDVYNWIITDDQYDHYAKKAISSLFYFNREAPLSPSVSKDLYGESILTSISRMELFQSCPFSQFMSYGLKLRERQMYKLEAPDIGQLFHAALKQMNDALQQRRVQWSDLSKGDCYRMAGDIVDLLAPKLQHEILLSSNRHLYIKKKLKEVVGKASHILSEHAKASGFTPAGLELAFGTGGTLPPLVYKLPNGTTMEVVGRIDRVDTAASSKGLLMRVIDYKSSSTGLNLAELYHGIALQMLTYLDVAVEHSGKWLGQESIPAGVLYFHVHNPLLNQKKLLTAEEIEKEVLKKFKMKGLVLAEEEAVQLMDSTMDKRSNIIPVALTNNGFHKSHSSVASASNFETMRHHARKMAVSSGTGITDGVIDISPYEMKKKVPCTFCSYKPVCQFDQTFEENQYRQLKLEKDEIILEKMQEEGGSRV
- a CDS encoding GGDEF domain-containing protein, which produces MENFQLELRTLKKSLFKEFMKSIPAMIHTHKEHLSQFDDFSSFMNGFVEQYEEILEKFLRGIVHAVFLKEERFQHFLKQAEQKAFRSGIHFLRHQRIPHQALACFSTSIRESVLQEMKRVTVSDSLPVQLFMLDRWNMVAHRTITGFLSGFSSQQFKDLKEISIRDPLTNLYNRRYFYDCLEKEIGKAQKQEMPITLVMFDINNFKQINDEYGHHAGDELLQQIAELSKRLKLLSGFRFGGDEFVFLLPGITEEDAYKLVEKMESQLMAWNKSISLAYGAIELLGDACENIDYYLQLADERMYSNKREVKA
- a CDS encoding DUF2243 domain-containing protein, yielding MKIWFGFILGIFAMSHWSTYAFAWELKAESMGERIGAVFFGITILVLILLFIYKRYNSSFFHGFLAAIGLFLTVDNILFHWIFQLHRVTSGPEANVLEPLFVLAGICLVYYTWKKEKQTI
- a CDS encoding MarR family winged helix-turn-helix transcriptional regulator, with protein sequence MENNEQSQSRNNLERELEMSLRRLFRTLRKGLNEVYTDYIPSNEFAVLQTLHKNSPLMASEIANELKVSSSHITAVTDRLVGKNYIQRVRSDSDRRIVYLEITEDGKKIADEMDQIKNEYLAKKFTNLSEEEMKLMVAASTKLLD